The Fictibacillus arsenicus genome contains a region encoding:
- a CDS encoding ABC transporter substrate-binding protein, translating into MKRKVILSLFSMLLMLSVFLAGCSDKESAGGSSDEKVKLKIWSHPFMGGDDIGGEEKVFWDNVISNYEKENKNVEIDLQILPWANREEKILTALASKNGPDAFYSIPDQLAQYVSMNILAPVNDHVDKATLEDYNESALNVVTYDGKTYGLPMLNSVMTYYYNLDLIKAAGGDPDNLPKTWDELEALGPKLKEQGKFLINFSGGGTPNMSIYPFIWQAGGDIINKKGEVMVNSPESVEAYEYINSLFKAGYLSKDTATETDGGIANFMAGKLAVLMYPNNFVPANRDKDLGFEWGIGPILENKEQVTYGTTGSFVVPTSSKHQKEAAKFIEYLTNTENMSAFCKMAGYIPPRKSAADIYEGDELMSKLVEQAKVANAGVLHPVGRKIGPDVQSSFQKVLLGESSPKDVIKALEEKIQATIDQEG; encoded by the coding sequence ATGAAACGCAAGGTAATACTTAGTTTGTTTTCAATGCTGTTAATGCTATCTGTATTTTTAGCTGGTTGTTCTGATAAAGAATCAGCAGGTGGTTCCTCAGATGAAAAGGTAAAACTCAAGATATGGTCCCACCCTTTTATGGGAGGAGATGATATTGGTGGAGAAGAAAAAGTCTTTTGGGACAATGTAATTTCTAACTATGAAAAAGAGAATAAAAATGTAGAGATTGATCTTCAAATCCTGCCTTGGGCAAACCGTGAAGAGAAAATCCTTACAGCTTTAGCTTCTAAAAACGGACCGGATGCTTTTTATTCAATTCCTGACCAGCTAGCACAATATGTATCTATGAATATCTTAGCTCCTGTAAATGATCACGTTGATAAAGCTACTTTAGAAGATTATAACGAGTCTGCATTAAATGTTGTAACGTATGACGGGAAGACGTACGGACTTCCGATGCTGAACAGTGTTATGACATATTACTATAACCTGGACCTTATTAAAGCGGCTGGCGGAGACCCTGATAACCTGCCGAAAACATGGGATGAGCTGGAAGCCTTAGGACCAAAACTGAAAGAACAAGGAAAGTTCCTCATTAACTTCTCTGGCGGAGGAACGCCAAATATGAGTATCTATCCGTTTATCTGGCAAGCGGGTGGAGACATTATCAACAAAAAAGGCGAAGTGATGGTGAATAGTCCGGAATCAGTAGAAGCCTATGAATATATTAACAGCCTTTTCAAAGCGGGTTATCTATCAAAAGATACAGCGACTGAAACAGATGGTGGGATCGCGAACTTCATGGCTGGTAAGCTTGCGGTCTTAATGTATCCAAACAACTTCGTACCTGCAAACCGAGACAAAGATTTAGGGTTTGAATGGGGAATTGGCCCAATTCTTGAAAATAAAGAACAAGTGACGTATGGCACGACAGGAAGCTTTGTTGTTCCAACGTCTAGTAAGCACCAAAAGGAAGCGGCAAAGTTCATCGAGTACTTAACAAATACAGAAAACATGAGCGCATTCTGTAAGATGGCTGGATATATCCCGCCAAGAAAATCTGCTGCTGATATCTATGAAGGGGACGAATTAATGTCCAAACTTGTAGAGCAAGCAAAAGTAGCGAACGCGGGTGTGCTTCACCCTGTTGGAAGAAAAATTGGACCTGATGTTCAATCCAGCTTCCAAAAGGTACTTTTAGGAGAATCCTCACCTAAAGATGTGATTAAAGCACTTGAAGAGAAGATTCAAGCAACTATCGACCAAGAAGGCTAA
- a CDS encoding dihydrodipicolinate synthase family protein codes for MTERLSSAIKDRLHQGVVIPAHPLALHEDRTLDEEHQRLLTKYYLASGAGGVAVGVHTTQFEIRLPQHNLYEKVLSLASEEIANSSQKDSFIKIAGICGETEQAVQEANLALKHGYHLGLLSMGGLHHYSEDQLLQRTKEVAAIMPVFGFYLQPSVGGRILSYDFWKAFCEIDNVMAIKLAPFNRYQTLDVVRAVCESSRYEEIVLYTGNDDNIVADLLTTYRFRINDEYREKEIVGGLLGHWAVWTNQAVNLLQQIKERKKSTSEFLATGIEVTDCNAAFFDVNNQFKGCIAGIHEVLRRQGLLKGIWCLNPEEKLSEGQKEEIDRVYTMYPHLNDDQFVQRHIESWKSKVNY; via the coding sequence GTGACTGAGAGATTATCGTCTGCCATAAAAGATCGGCTTCATCAGGGCGTGGTCATTCCAGCACATCCGCTAGCTCTCCATGAGGATCGAACATTAGACGAAGAACATCAGCGTCTTCTAACTAAATATTACCTGGCTAGCGGGGCTGGTGGAGTTGCAGTGGGAGTACACACTACACAGTTTGAAATCCGCTTGCCACAACACAATTTATACGAAAAAGTTCTGTCGCTTGCATCAGAAGAAATCGCCAACAGCTCTCAAAAAGATAGTTTTATCAAAATTGCAGGGATATGCGGCGAAACGGAACAAGCAGTACAAGAAGCTAACCTAGCCCTAAAACACGGTTATCACCTTGGTCTCCTAAGCATGGGAGGGCTTCATCACTATTCGGAAGACCAGCTCCTTCAACGAACAAAAGAAGTGGCAGCAATCATGCCGGTGTTTGGCTTTTACCTTCAGCCTTCAGTAGGAGGAAGAATATTAAGCTATGATTTTTGGAAAGCCTTCTGCGAAATCGATAATGTGATGGCTATTAAACTAGCTCCTTTTAACAGATACCAAACGCTTGATGTCGTAAGGGCAGTGTGTGAATCTTCTCGTTACGAGGAAATTGTACTTTATACCGGAAATGATGACAATATCGTCGCTGATCTTCTTACAACCTATCGATTTAGAATAAATGATGAGTACCGTGAAAAAGAGATTGTAGGAGGTCTTTTAGGTCATTGGGCAGTGTGGACGAATCAGGCTGTAAACCTTCTTCAACAAATCAAAGAAAGGAAAAAAAGCACATCTGAGTTTCTTGCAACCGGAATAGAAGTAACGGATTGCAACGCTGCTTTTTTTGATGTGAACAATCAGTTTAAAGGATGCATTGCAGGAATTCACGAGGTACTTAGAAGGCAAGGTCTATTAAAAGGCATATGGTGTTTAAATCCTGAAGAAAAATTATCAGAGGGGCAAAAAGAGGAAATTGACAGAGTTTACACCATGTACCCTCATCTGAATGATGATCAATTCGTACAGCGGCATATAGAATCGTGGAAATCAAAGGTAAATTATTAA
- a CDS encoding NAD-dependent epimerase/dehydratase family protein: MKSVHESEDKLSRPSDRLVEEVSKMDGDILILGVGGKMGPSLAKLAKRAINQAGVSKKVIGVSRFSKGNLQQELENEGIQTIAADLLNEQDLNKLPKLQNVIYMAGNKFGTSGNESFTWAMNAYLPGKVAETFKDSNIVAFSTGNVYPLTSVNYGGSTESSQTNPIGEYAQSCLGRERIFEHFSKTNNTPTLIFRLNYAIDLRYGVLMDIAESVYQQKPINLSMGNANVIWQGDANDWAIRSLNYCSSPAKILNVTGPETLSVRYAAEEFGKQFNKVPIFINEESDRSLLSNAAQAFKMFGYPSVTLAEMIDWTANWVKQGGETLNKPSKFQEREGAF; encoded by the coding sequence ATGAAGAGTGTACACGAATCGGAAGACAAATTGTCTCGCCCGTCTGATCGACTCGTTGAAGAAGTCTCGAAGATGGACGGTGATATTCTTATTCTTGGTGTAGGCGGGAAAATGGGACCGAGCCTAGCTAAACTTGCGAAACGAGCAATAAACCAAGCAGGAGTCAGCAAAAAAGTAATTGGAGTGTCACGATTTTCAAAAGGCAATCTTCAGCAAGAGCTTGAAAATGAGGGAATTCAAACGATTGCTGCCGACTTACTCAACGAACAAGACCTGAACAAACTTCCAAAGCTTCAAAACGTCATCTACATGGCAGGAAACAAATTTGGCACTTCCGGCAACGAAAGTTTTACATGGGCGATGAACGCATATCTCCCAGGTAAAGTTGCTGAAACGTTCAAAGACTCAAATATAGTAGCTTTTTCTACCGGAAACGTGTATCCATTAACATCCGTAAATTATGGAGGCTCGACAGAATCTTCACAAACCAATCCGATTGGTGAATACGCTCAATCTTGTTTAGGCAGAGAACGTATTTTTGAGCATTTTTCCAAAACAAACAATACACCAACCCTAATTTTTAGATTGAATTATGCCATTGACCTCCGATATGGGGTACTGATGGATATAGCTGAATCTGTGTATCAGCAAAAGCCGATCAACCTTAGCATGGGGAATGCGAACGTCATCTGGCAAGGAGATGCCAATGACTGGGCGATACGATCACTAAATTATTGCTCATCACCTGCTAAAATCCTAAACGTAACAGGACCCGAAACACTCTCCGTCCGTTACGCAGCAGAAGAATTTGGCAAGCAATTTAACAAAGTTCCAATCTTTATAAATGAAGAATCTGATCGATCGCTTTTAAGCAATGCAGCACAAGCATTTAAGATGTTTGGCTATCCTTCGGTCACTCTAGCTGAAATGATTGATTGGACAGCAAACTGGGTGAAGCAAGGAGGAGAAACACTGAACAAACCTTCTAAATTTCAAGAACGGGAGGGGGCTTTTTAA
- a CDS encoding NAD(P)H-dependent flavin oxidoreductase, translating into MSDKLPLSLSNQLALPIINAPMFLVSSPDMVIESCKNGIVGTFPLLNARTSELLENWMIRISEELTQVQQSDPNAKIAPWGVNLIVHRTNKRFEEDMELIKKYEPPIVITSLGNPSDVAKIVHSYGGLVFSDVISLDHARKAAKTGIDGLILVCSGAGGHGGTLNPFAFLKAVKEFWDGITILAGAISTGEEILAAKILGADLVYMGTRFIATEESSASEEYRQMLIESTLEDLIYTDAISGIKGNYLLPSLKRAGYDVDNMLKKDSVDLSFSESKAKAWKDIWSAGQGVGSVKNVSRVKDVVEELTLEYKNALQSQEFIQLK; encoded by the coding sequence ATGTCTGATAAATTGCCACTAAGCCTGTCGAATCAGCTCGCATTACCTATTATTAATGCGCCGATGTTTTTAGTATCAAGTCCTGATATGGTTATTGAAAGCTGTAAAAACGGAATTGTAGGCACGTTTCCTCTATTAAATGCAAGAACATCGGAACTTTTAGAAAACTGGATGATTCGTATTTCAGAAGAACTTACACAAGTTCAACAATCAGATCCTAACGCTAAAATAGCTCCTTGGGGTGTCAATCTAATTGTGCATCGCACCAATAAACGTTTTGAGGAAGACATGGAGCTCATAAAAAAATACGAACCGCCTATCGTCATCACGTCTCTTGGAAACCCAAGCGATGTAGCAAAAATCGTTCACAGTTATGGTGGACTTGTTTTTTCAGATGTTATTTCACTCGATCACGCACGTAAAGCAGCTAAAACAGGGATTGATGGCCTTATCTTAGTCTGCAGCGGGGCAGGAGGACATGGGGGAACACTGAATCCGTTTGCTTTCTTAAAAGCTGTTAAAGAGTTTTGGGATGGAATTACGATACTGGCGGGCGCTATTTCAACGGGAGAAGAAATTTTGGCTGCTAAAATCCTTGGAGCAGACTTGGTATACATGGGTACTCGTTTTATCGCGACAGAAGAATCATCGGCAAGTGAAGAATACAGACAGATGCTGATTGAGTCGACGTTAGAAGATCTCATCTATACGGATGCAATAAGCGGAATCAAAGGAAATTATCTTTTACCATCCTTGAAAAGAGCAGGGTATGATGTGGACAACATGCTGAAAAAAGATTCTGTAGATCTGTCATTCTCAGAATCCAAGGCTAAAGCCTGGAAAGATATCTGGTCAGCTGGACAAGGAGTAGGAAGTGTTAAGAATGTTTCAAGAGTTAAGGATGTTGTAGAAGAACTAACACTTGAATATAAGAATGCGCTGCAATCACAAGAATTCATTCAATTAAAATAA
- a CDS encoding anti-repressor SinI family protein, which translates to MENILTLDREWIELMKEARDHGFTKEEIMNFLQNPQLAMNEYLLQEN; encoded by the coding sequence GTGGAAAATATTTTGACGTTGGATCGAGAGTGGATTGAATTGATGAAAGAAGCTAGAGATCACGGTTTCACTAAAGAAGAGATTATGAACTTTTTACAAAATCCTCAATTGGCAATGAATGAATACCTACTACAAGAAAATTAG
- a CDS encoding helix-turn-helix domain-containing protein encodes MIGERVKKYRTEKGLSITALADKAGVAKSYISALERNIQQNPSIQLLEKIADVLNIPVDHLIMPEVDTQNLDQEWADLVKEAMGSGVSKEQFKEFLEFNKWKNKQN; translated from the coding sequence ATGATTGGTGAACGCGTAAAAAAATACCGAACTGAAAAAGGCCTCTCCATTACAGCACTGGCTGATAAAGCAGGGGTTGCAAAATCGTACATAAGTGCTTTGGAGCGTAATATTCAACAAAATCCATCAATCCAGCTTCTCGAGAAGATTGCTGATGTATTGAATATTCCAGTCGATCACTTAATAATGCCTGAAGTTGATACTCAAAACCTAGACCAGGAATGGGCCGATCTTGTTAAAGAAGCCATGGGTTCCGGTGTAAGCAAAGAACAATTTAAAGAGTTTCTTGAATTTAATAAATGGAAAAACAAACAAAATTAA
- a CDS encoding STAS domain-containing protein: MNKTPNELFDTQKSVDVNGSSFEWDTSKGIFQFEGGDVMLFWIDSAFKVFLDSIEEITGEGTADLVFETAGYRTGLVVSDFYKNKIGDIKTSIEALPNIYVTAGWGKTFIDVNIEKKEAVITISNSWETKVKKAQGSKRMGRFLPGHWAGVFTGLFDTHMWYEVQEDDSTSDLLKIKITETDITPSDNIRDLVQREEQNEIMKLEAMVENRTRELTDLIREISSPIIPVTDHIVVIPLIGKYNELRSKDMLEHTLTSLPQHRAKIVILDLTGIKSIDSEMIDMLNKLVSSARLFGMETLLVGISPELSMEVTKHQYSLGDSTYFRNLKHAIHFAFAKEGMFIQEPSQP, encoded by the coding sequence ATGAATAAGACGCCGAATGAATTATTTGATACTCAAAAAAGTGTAGATGTAAATGGTTCTTCTTTTGAATGGGACACTTCCAAGGGAATTTTCCAATTTGAAGGCGGAGACGTCATGCTGTTTTGGATCGATTCAGCGTTTAAAGTTTTTCTTGATTCTATTGAGGAAATTACAGGTGAAGGTACAGCTGACCTCGTTTTTGAAACAGCTGGATACCGAACCGGTTTAGTAGTTAGTGATTTTTATAAAAATAAGATTGGCGATATTAAAACGTCCATAGAAGCCCTGCCAAATATCTATGTAACAGCCGGCTGGGGTAAAACGTTTATCGATGTGAATATAGAAAAGAAAGAAGCAGTGATCACAATCTCCAACAGCTGGGAAACAAAGGTTAAAAAAGCGCAAGGAAGTAAGCGTATGGGACGCTTCTTACCTGGCCACTGGGCAGGTGTTTTCACTGGATTGTTTGATACACATATGTGGTATGAAGTTCAAGAGGATGACTCCACATCTGATTTACTAAAAATAAAAATTACTGAGACAGATATTACTCCTAGCGATAATATTCGTGATCTTGTTCAGCGTGAAGAACAAAACGAAATCATGAAGCTTGAAGCGATGGTTGAGAATCGCACGCGCGAGTTAACAGATCTTATTAGAGAAATTTCATCACCAATCATACCTGTAACCGATCATATTGTGGTTATTCCGTTGATCGGTAAATATAATGAGCTGCGTTCTAAAGATATGCTGGAGCATACACTTACGTCGCTGCCGCAGCATAGAGCGAAGATTGTGATTTTAGATTTGACAGGTATCAAGTCGATTGATTCAGAGATGATTGATATGTTAAATAAACTCGTTTCTTCTGCCCGTTTGTTTGGAATGGAAACGCTGCTTGTAGGTATCTCCCCAGAGTTGAGTATGGAAGTAACGAAACACCAATATTCTTTAGGTGATAGCACTTATTTTAGAAACCTTAAGCATGCGATTCATTTCGCTTTTGCAAAGGAAGGCATGTTCATTCAAGAGCCGAGTCAGCCTTAA
- a CDS encoding C40 family peptidase, with protein sequence MKKWITTTVLGSALLLSPVQAFANIGDQTLRPTMTHSDVKTLQTILRDKGYFTYSGSPTTYYGSYTKSAVVSFQRAKGLTADGIAGRNTFNKLGVYKVNNSYLVDYAKRYVGTPYKWGGTTPDGFDCSGYINYVFKNSHSIYLPRTVKDMWANTGYKVYSQAVGDLVFFETYEPGASHMGIYIGNGKFIHAGSSSGVTISEMDNSYWKPRYIGTKRL encoded by the coding sequence ATGAAAAAATGGATTACAACTACGGTTTTAGGATCGGCATTATTATTATCACCAGTACAAGCTTTTGCAAATATCGGAGATCAAACGCTTCGTCCAACAATGACACATTCAGATGTAAAAACACTTCAAACAATATTGCGCGATAAGGGTTATTTTACATATAGCGGATCGCCGACAACTTATTATGGCTCATATACAAAGAGCGCCGTTGTTAGCTTCCAGCGTGCAAAAGGATTAACAGCTGATGGAATAGCTGGACGTAACACATTCAACAAACTAGGAGTCTACAAAGTTAATAACTCATATCTAGTAGATTATGCAAAGCGTTATGTGGGGACGCCTTACAAGTGGGGCGGGACAACTCCTGACGGTTTCGATTGTTCTGGATATATCAATTATGTATTTAAAAACTCTCACAGCATTTATTTGCCGCGTACTGTGAAAGATATGTGGGCGAACACAGGATATAAAGTGTACAGCCAAGCTGTTGGAGATCTAGTGTTCTTTGAAACTTACGAGCCAGGTGCATCTCATATGGGGATCTATATCGGGAACGGTAAGTTCATACACGCTGGTTCATCATCAGGTGTAACGATCTCTGAGATGGATAACTCATATTGGAAGCCGCGTTATATTGGAACAAAACGTCTGTAA
- a CDS encoding DUF6843 domain-containing protein: MAKKREGSYEEKNIVQNGAGLLVLIVLMGYFSFNLVEYLKFKSKEYYLIPEGYVGEVTVLYNVEKAPKPQRIKDYKVIKVNEEGYALTSLSEPRGEIDNKYFYVDKKGKKTEIDYNCIHDSRSGGHDVHDYIEFKVTDFGCGEAFVLEGDITSPNIKPSLSVEEILIREGLE, encoded by the coding sequence ATGGCTAAAAAGAGAGAAGGAAGTTATGAAGAAAAAAATATCGTACAAAATGGAGCAGGATTACTTGTGCTAATTGTTTTGATGGGATATTTCTCCTTCAATTTAGTCGAATACCTCAAGTTTAAATCCAAAGAATATTATCTAATTCCGGAAGGCTACGTAGGTGAGGTAACTGTATTATATAACGTTGAAAAAGCACCCAAACCTCAGAGAATAAAAGACTATAAAGTTATTAAAGTGAATGAAGAAGGGTATGCTTTAACTTCTTTATCAGAACCGCGTGGCGAAATCGACAACAAATATTTTTACGTTGATAAAAAGGGAAAGAAAACGGAAATCGATTATAATTGTATTCATGACAGTAGAAGTGGGGGACATGATGTACACGATTATATAGAATTTAAAGTTACAGATTTCGGTTGCGGAGAAGCATTTGTATTAGAGGGAGATATTACAAGTCCTAATATAAAACCCTCTCTGTCGGTTGAGGAAATTCTTATAAGAGAAGGATTAGAATAA
- a CDS encoding IS3 family transposase (programmed frameshift), protein MGKNVYSKETKWAVVKDKMSGQFTNEEIMNKYGIKNVSQIKTWVKWYRENQVHRFNQPIGKQYSYGLGPDSASEEEKKDRQFNHYKQENEILKKVFGDRKGVEKEVVLRLVKKLRKKYTVTAILSALNVPRSTYYRWVSTPSNDLSKSEKVIISLCEETNYRYGHRKIKNLLKRRYQISLNRNSVQRIMQKHHLQCRVKPKRKWKSQGESIIVAPNILNRDFSAARPNQKWVTDITYVQYGSITLYLSTIMDLFNNQIVAHKLYTHQQVPLVADTLKAALESRGNPKGVIIHSDQGSVYTSYGYQQLIKDRKLVSSMSRRGNCWDNAVIESFHSNLKSEEFQYVKFNSMPIDKIREKVDQYMKYYNEERIQEKLGYHTPIEFGSMAA, encoded by the exons ATGGGCAAAAACGTATATTCAAAAGAAACAAAGTGGGCTGTTGTTAAGGATAAAATGAGTGGCCAATTTACGAATGAAGAAATTATGAATAAGTATGGCATTAAAAATGTTTCGCAAATAAAAACATGGGTGAAATGGTATCGTGAAAATCAAGTACACCGGTTTAATCAGCCAATAGGCAAACAATACTCTTACGGTCTTGGACCTGATTCAGCTAGTGAAGAGGAAAAAAAGGACCGTCAATTCAATCACTATAAACAGGAGAATGAAATCTTAA AAAAAGTATTTGGAGATCGAAAAGGAGTTGAAAAAGAAGTAGTTCTCCGTTTGGTAAAAAAATTACGAAAAAAGTACACGGTTACGGCTATTCTAAGCGCGCTAAACGTTCCAAGGTCCACATACTATCGTTGGGTGTCTACTCCATCTAATGATTTGTCTAAATCAGAGAAGGTCATTATCTCACTTTGTGAAGAGACTAACTATCGGTATGGACATCGTAAAATTAAGAATTTACTTAAACGTCGATATCAAATTAGTTTGAATCGAAATTCGGTGCAACGTATTATGCAAAAGCATCATCTACAGTGCCGTGTAAAGCCAAAGCGCAAGTGGAAATCTCAAGGGGAATCCATCATTGTCGCACCAAACATTTTAAATCGAGATTTTTCAGCAGCTCGACCTAATCAAAAGTGGGTAACAGATATAACATATGTTCAATATGGTTCTATTACATTGTACCTATCGACCATAATGGATTTATTTAATAATCAAATTGTGGCTCACAAGCTCTATACCCATCAACAAGTTCCTCTTGTGGCAGATACCTTAAAAGCAGCTTTGGAATCACGAGGGAACCCCAAAGGGGTTATAATCCACTCAGATCAAGGAAGTGTGTATACATCCTATGGGTATCAACAACTAATAAAGGATAGGAAATTGGTCAGCAGTATGTCCAGAAGAGGAAATTGTTGGGATAATGCGGTTATTGAGTCCTTCCATTCCAATCTAAAATCTGAAGAATTTCAATATGTGAAGTTTAATTCTATGCCGATAGATAAAATCAGGGAAAAAGTAGATCAGTACATGAAGTATTATAATGAAGAGCGTATACAAGAAAAATTAGGCTACCACACCCCAATTGAATTTGGTAGTATGGCAGCCTAA
- a CDS encoding ABC transporter ATP-binding protein: protein MISAENLSKKFGRKEVLKDINFCIQKGETVGVVGPNGAGKSTLLKIIATIMRGTNGSVQIDEMDTKKDTKKIREKIGYVPQEIAVYHELTARENLRFFAKLAKNSPEENWVRRCEEWKLAEHLDKKVKHLSGGNQRKLNILIALLHDPEILILDEPTVGIDISAKQEIVNDLRQLGSEGKTILYSSHDAQELETLCTSFLILKEGELLFYGSKQKVRQFGSVAQSKNFAETLGEIVG, encoded by the coding sequence TTGATCTCAGCAGAAAATCTATCAAAAAAGTTTGGACGTAAAGAAGTGCTTAAAGATATAAACTTTTGTATCCAAAAAGGAGAAACCGTCGGCGTTGTTGGTCCCAACGGTGCAGGGAAGTCCACACTTCTTAAAATCATCGCAACGATCATGAGAGGCACAAATGGTTCCGTGCAAATCGATGAAATGGATACAAAAAAAGATACGAAAAAGATAAGGGAAAAGATCGGTTATGTACCACAGGAAATCGCGGTATATCACGAACTGACAGCACGCGAGAATCTTCGTTTTTTTGCGAAGCTAGCTAAAAATTCACCTGAGGAAAACTGGGTGAGAAGGTGTGAGGAGTGGAAGCTGGCTGAGCATCTTGATAAAAAAGTAAAGCATCTGTCAGGTGGAAATCAGCGTAAGCTCAACATCTTGATCGCCTTGCTGCATGACCCGGAAATTCTAATTCTTGACGAACCGACAGTAGGAATCGACATTTCTGCAAAACAAGAAATCGTGAACGATCTAAGGCAGCTCGGAAGTGAAGGAAAGACGATTCTATATTCCAGCCATGACGCACAAGAACTTGAAACACTATGCACTTCCTTCTTGATTTTAAAAGAAGGAGAGCTGCTCTTTTACGGTTCGAAACAAAAAGTAAGGCAGTTTGGATCAGTTGCACAGTCGAAGAATTTTGCTGAGACACTGGGTGAAATTGTTGGCTGA
- a CDS encoding ABC transporter permease, producing MVWTIAFTRIKLLLQSPWSWAGLVIPVLLLGFLDLSVEKTANATKIPVVIVDEDASDYSETVIERVSDNPAVSVSIVDQEQARNEIETQKAAIGFLIPEGFMERIQENDEDELVTMCLSNGTLSHGLVREIFASEVKRLSSNSYGANTVLKTYGKREKLDAKEQASVWKEAWAYSDKHWDPVPLMTVDYKVGATKEKAQSVENQAVSIYVPGMLVMLMLFSFLWNSWPIKDRDSGMRSRVPYSVGGFSVYWGGNALGVLFLQLELLLLMAGFGWWKGELVLNASTIGALLGYVLFLNALSLLIAYFVHSNRTWQAVTLFIVLATSLLSGTFFPSDELSRILEKAAQWTPQYWIISALNQETVMIPLVFVGISILLYGLSTMKAGDNA from the coding sequence ATGGTCTGGACAATTGCCTTTACACGTATAAAATTATTGCTTCAAAGTCCGTGGAGCTGGGCAGGGCTTGTAATCCCTGTGCTTTTGCTCGGATTCTTAGACCTGTCTGTTGAAAAAACGGCAAACGCAACGAAAATCCCCGTTGTGATTGTGGACGAGGACGCATCTGATTACTCCGAGACTGTGATTGAACGTGTGAGCGATAATCCAGCAGTATCAGTTAGTATCGTTGATCAAGAACAAGCGCGAAACGAAATCGAGACGCAAAAAGCAGCGATCGGCTTTTTAATACCAGAAGGATTTATGGAACGCATTCAAGAAAATGATGAAGACGAACTCGTGACGATGTGTCTTTCCAATGGGACCTTGTCACACGGTCTTGTCCGCGAAATTTTTGCGAGTGAAGTGAAGCGTTTATCGAGTAATTCTTACGGTGCAAATACGGTCTTAAAAACATATGGGAAAAGAGAGAAGCTGGACGCGAAAGAGCAGGCTTCCGTTTGGAAAGAGGCTTGGGCGTATAGTGATAAGCATTGGGATCCTGTACCATTAATGACAGTTGATTATAAGGTCGGTGCTACAAAAGAAAAAGCTCAATCCGTTGAGAATCAAGCCGTATCGATTTACGTACCTGGAATGCTAGTGATGCTTATGCTGTTCAGCTTTTTATGGAATAGCTGGCCGATTAAAGACCGGGATTCAGGAATGCGCTCAAGGGTGCCGTATTCAGTTGGCGGATTTTCGGTTTACTGGGGAGGAAATGCGCTAGGGGTACTTTTTCTTCAGCTCGAACTCCTGTTGCTGATGGCCGGTTTTGGCTGGTGGAAAGGTGAACTAGTGTTGAATGCTTCAACGATTGGAGCATTGCTTGGATATGTATTGTTTTTGAACGCACTATCACTTTTGATTGCTTATTTTGTTCATTCCAACCGAACGTGGCAAGCCGTAACACTTTTTATCGTACTCGCAACATCGCTTTTAAGCGGAACTTTTTTCCCGAGTGACGAACTTTCGCGTATTTTAGAAAAAGCAGCACAATGGACGCCGCAATATTGGATCATCTCAGCTTTAAACCAAGAGACGGTCATGATTCCATTGGTGTTTGTAGGAATCAGCATCCTCTTATACGGACTTTCAACAATGAAGGCAGGTGACAACGCTTGA